aatccaataaatttaactTTTATCTTTTCAATTCTATTCAGAGGATTGATCGCAAATGAACACGAGATTTTCTTCTTTCGAAATAAATAACCATCTCTTGTCACGTGAGACAAAATATCATATGAAttactaattttttatattaatcataTTTTAATAATGTTACAAGCAAGAAATGTTCCCATTCTAGCCTTGAAAGGAAACAGGTTCTGTATGTGTGTGATTTATAtgtgttttctttctttatgaTAAACAATACTAAACGGAGGAAGGGAGTGATAATTTAGAAAAGTTATCATGTAAATCTGTGAGTGCTGAAACAGTGTTGATGGAGATATGAAGAGGGTTCCCACCACCTTCCTCCACCAAAACCAAAGTGTTGTTTGCTTTGTCTTTAAGGAAAGACCGAGTCACATGATATCTGCACCACCATAACACATTGACAGCATTAACTAGTACTATCTCAGCACCGTGATTCTAGTTAGAGCATATAAACAATATGAGCTAGAAAATCTTTATAACAACAATTAACAAGATTGAATTTAATGGTTTTCTAGTGGATTAACTTACAGTGATTGTGAGGGTTTGCCCTTGGAATCATGAAACATAATCCAATAACGACCAATGCTTTGTCCATTAACCCAAGCCTCGCCTTTTCCCATCGAGCTAAGATCCAATGCAACAGAATCATTTCCTTCCGGTGTGTCGAATGTAGTCTACTAATTCAaaagttcatcatcatcatcatcacaatTCTGTTATAAGTATGTAACTGGAAAATTGAGAGTTTCTTTGCAGTCTTTCTTAAATTACTTAAACTATTAAGAAAAGTAAAGTGTTATGCGTTTATGGGGCATAGTTGTTGGAGTTAAGCCTCATATGAGGACTAAAAGTGAGTTATTTCCCAAACATCAAGATCTTTTAGTAACTTTCTTTCgatgagggactaaaattaaatcTCGCTTTTTTCATCTGGACCAAAAACATCGTTAACCCAAAGTAAAGTAGTGCCATTAGGATTAGTGACATAACTTTCTGCATCTTTTTACCTTGTACCAAATGAGAGTCTGATCCATAATATTCCCtagtagggatggcaatgggtccaATACCCAttgggtacccgcaaaaaatacccacaacgggtagggtaaaaacccgctagatgagtatggggttgggtatgggtaaaTACCCCCAAAAATTAATGGGtacgggtgcgggtatgggcactatagtacccaacccgccccatacccgcacacatattATACATATACATGCATACACATAATTAGTagtatattttaataaacttaAAGTATAATTTCCTAGTGAGgtcttaatattatatatacagTTCATAATTAttctcacttatttttaaaataaattattaaccgACAACTTTAGGAGTTTATTAATAatctaaatttataaatttaaagcttCAACTCTcgcttattttttttatataaaatttataccTATTCCAATTATTTTACTTCTTAAACATTCGGATAAtcgtttgtatttttaatttatgctttttattttataataaaatttatattttgattttttaatgaaGAAAGTTAAATTTTCGCTAGCTAAATTGTGGGTAacgggtacgggcatataggtacccacAGGGTACCGGGACGGGCATCCGGGTTGccacccacgcgggtatggggatgggtacGGGTACTTTTTGAAAACGCGGGTAGAGgaatgggtactatagtaccctacccaaaccctacccattgccatccctattcCCTAGATTAGTTCATTCAACATCACTGCTATTTTGTCCATTGTATACAAAAAATTAACACACATACACCGTGACTCTTCCTCACTGCATTAAGAGACTCCCCGGTAACAGAATGTAAAATTTATGAGAAAACCTGATATCCCCATGTAGAATTGGTCAAATTAAGAGACCGTTCCTAATTAGAGATGTCAGATGAGTTTTGAGCATGTATGCTTGTGTATATGAAGGAAACTTCCAAGACTATATCGTCTAATGCATAACGCGTCCAGTACGTCTAACAATTCTAATTGAAGAATTTCAATCATCCTGAACATGTCACAATCAAATCTTGAGAGTTATTGATATCTTCAAGGGAATATATCTTATAGAATGAAAAGGAAAGAGGGCATATATCTTATATTTGAAGTGTTAATTTCAACTACCACAAAAGAGCACAATCTGCAGAGCTAAACTGAGGACTTCATGTTTAGATGCCAAACTAACAGAAAGGAAGTTatattggaaaactcaacacaTTTGCCTGCAAGTCATAGTGTTAAGATTATTACTACTAGTTATATATTTAGCAATAGTTATCTACTCCAAGAGATCTACCTTCAAAACTTAATTTGGTTTTGCTAAGGCAACTACATTTTGGTTCATAGCAATTTGGAATGATACATTTTTTGGTCTCAACACTAAGAAGTTAATAATGCCAGCACCAATTGCTAAATGAGCATACAAAAACCAgcaacaaaccaaaagaaaagagacaaCAACATTAGATGAAACACAAGCATGACATTAGATGAAACACAAGCATGACATTACTCTATTAAAAGTTCAACATAAGGGAATGAAATCATTAAAGCAGGTTCACAAACATTAGAACATAGTTACAGCCACTATACAGGGGCTGCAAACTACAAGTCAAAGACTGGATTTGggataaaagaaacaaaaggaaACCGGCACAAAGGGAACTGACACAGAAGAGGAAAGCGCTTTGACACTTGAGAAACCACCACAAAGGCGCAGGACAAGATGCAGGGTTGACTCCTTCTAGATATTGTAATCTGCCAAAGTCCTGCCATCCTCCAACTGCTTCCCAGCCTTACGAAAGATAAAAAATCATAGTATCGTACTGAGCCTTACGCTTTAGATACAATATCTTGTCATTGGGATCGTCACTGTCTTCCAGACACGTAAGAGTATGATCTAATTCTTCATAGTGATCGGGACAGACCCTATTAGGGTTAAGAAAACTACCACATCCACAGCGACATCCACAAATACTACATTCAGTACGtgcatcagaatcatcatcatcagaatcatcaaaatcatcatcatcatcagcaagTTTGGTTGGCTCTATCTCTGTgctttcttcatcatcatcatcatcagaatcatcatcatcatcagcaagTTTGTTTGGCTCTATCtctgtgctttcttcttctcctccggCTTTCTTCACTTGACTGTTGGTGGTCGTCTTGGCCTTCACATTATCAATGGTGTCAATGGTGTCGTCAAGGTTGATGGTTCTCAGTGACAAGGTCTCCTTGGGGACGTCGTGGATGTCAAAGATAATCCTTTGCATATGAGCTGGGATGCCTTCCTTCTCTTCGATCTTAGCTTTGATGGTGTCAATGGAATCAGAACCCTTCACCTCGACAGGGATGTAGTCACCGGACAAGGTTCGTAGAAAGATTTGCATCTGTTGAAAACAATAGAGCAAAACATTGGAAATAAAATCACAAACCCTAATAATatcaaactaaaacataaccCTAAATGACAAAATTTGGGAAAGAATCAAAATTAGTGAACGCGTTGAGCAGAATAATTGAACCAGTAAAATTAACAACGAAAATCTAGACAGACAGAGACAGGATAATGGAATTGCAATTGAAATTTTCGAAATTGATAGGGGAAAGAACTGAACGTATAATTGACTACGAAAACACAGACAGTATAACAAACAAGATTAAACCTAATCAGATTG
This is a stretch of genomic DNA from Lotus japonicus ecotype B-129 chromosome 1, LjGifu_v1.2. It encodes these proteins:
- the LOC130728255 gene encoding beta-galactosidase 7-like — translated: MGKGEAWVNGQSIGRYWIMFHDSKGKPSQSLYHVTRSFLKDKANNTLVLVEEGGGNPLHISINTVSALTDLHDNFSKLSLPSSV
- the LOC130728254 gene encoding polyubiquitin-like, coding for MQIFLRTLSGDYIPVEVKGSDSIDTIKAKIEEKEGIPAHMQRIIFDIHDVPKETLSLRTINLDDTIDTIDNVKAKTTTNSQVKKAGGEEESTEIEPNKLADDDDDSDDDDDEESTEIEPTKLADDDDDFDDSDDDDSDARTECSICGCRCGCGSFLNPNRVCPDHYEELDHTLTCLEDSDDPNDKILYLKRKAQYDTMIFYLS